Proteins co-encoded in one Arachis hypogaea cultivar Tifrunner chromosome 13, arahy.Tifrunner.gnm2.J5K5, whole genome shotgun sequence genomic window:
- the LOC112733684 gene encoding uncharacterized protein: MLRVDSPESREPALFALLNLAVKDEKNKINIVEAGALEPIISFLKSEDLNLQESATASLLTLSASSTNKPIISASGAIPLLVDILRDGTPQAKADAVMALSNLSTYPNNLSIILQTNPIPFIVNILKTCKKSSKTAEKCCSLIESLMEYDEGRIALTLEEGGVLAVVEVLESGTLQSREHAVGALLTMCESDRCKYREPILREGVIPGLLELTVQGTPKSQPKARTLLQLLRESPYPRSEIQPDTLENIVCNIISQIDGDDQSGKAKKMLAEMVQVSMEQSLRHLQQRALVCTPTSDLPIASEVPSKS; the protein is encoded by the exons ATGCTCCGAGTCGACTCGCCCGAGTCACGCGAACCCGCTCTCTTCGCCTTGCTCAACCTCGCCGTCAAGGATGAAAA GAACAAAATCAATATTGTGGAGGCTGGTGCATTAGAACCCATAATCAGTTTCCTCAAGTCAGAAGATCTAAATCTGCAGGAGTCTGCAACTGCATCTTTGCTCACACTCTCTGCCTCTTCAACAAACAAACCGATCATCAGCGCTAGCGGAGCCATTCCTCTTCTCGTGGACATCCTGAGAGATGGAACCCCACAAGCCAAAGCTGATGCAGTTATGGCTCTCTCTAACTTATCAACGTACCCCAATAACCTCAGCATCATCCTCCAAACAAATCCAATCCCTTTCATAGTCAACATTCTCAAAACCTGCAAGAAATCATCAAAAACAGCTGAAAAATGCTGTTCCTTGATAGAATCCTTGATGGAGTACGACGAGGGAAGAATCGCCCTGACATTGGAAGAAGGCGGCGTGCTGGCAGTTGTGGAGGTTCTTGAGAGCGGGACACTCCAGAGCAGGGAGCACGCCGTTGGAGCGCTATTGACAATGTGCGAAAGCGACAGGTGTAAATACAGGGAACCAATCCTTAGAGAAGGCGTGATCCCGGGACTTCTGGAGCTAACTGTTCAGGGGACACCAAAGTCTCAGCCGAAGGCACGCACCCTTTTGCAGCTGCTAAGAGAGTCTCCTTACCCGAGATCTGAAATTCAGCCAGACACTCTTGAGAACATAGTGTGCAACATCATTTCACAGATTGATGGGGATGATCAATCTGGTAAAGCAAAGAAGATGCTGGCTGAGATGGTGCAAGTTAGCATGGAACAGAGTTTAAGGCATTTACAGCAAAGGGCTCTTGTATGCACACCCACAAGTGATCTTCCTATTGCTTCAGAAGTTCCTTCAAAATCAtag